A region from the Lolium perenne isolate Kyuss_39 chromosome 4, Kyuss_2.0, whole genome shotgun sequence genome encodes:
- the LOC127304422 gene encoding uncharacterized protein, producing MSLRRYVNIVTANHYQGIYSLRRLNSDNFFYQANEAAAKARDLTRLRRVPEDALSPCFARKKKKHVSDKLLETTIRPPQPIFSVRPTTCPVSDDGDYDNRLHSFPLSGTKIFFFDSARRTTLYDTKARCSISTPCLHARKDLPVAISVPCSPAAAGPEGEQDLDGGSSSSLYILDTALDPANATPFEALTWRNFTDEDYKAWHCDALPRPPFGDLQRDLDVSVLCYAVVGDAIYVSLTSLGTYCFDTVSRTWSLAGDWLMPFSGKAEYDPELKLWFGVSDGNHQLPCAADLSPILRGHAPKKQHHYVWGDPQLPGDWLPDLFKPANIVSLGSGRFCIINFFRDVGGYCTSCRDGPSAADGSPIVVFSGLEVLAGNRNSNDGDSGKGSDSGNGLRIRMIKHKSRLCRDTRSLESVL from the coding sequence ATGAGCCTCCGGCGGTACGTGAATATTGTGACGGCGAACCACTATCAAGGCATCTATTCGCTGCGCCGCCTCAACAGCGACAATTTCTTCTACCAGGCAAACGAAGCAGCAGCAAAGGCGCGAGATCTTACCAGGCTCAGGAGAGTGCCGGAAGATGCTCTGTCTCCCTGTTTTGCccgaaagaagaagaaacatgtcTCCGATAAGCTGCTGGAGACTACTATCCGGCCACCGCAACCAATCTTCAGTGTCCGCCCAACGACGTGCCCTGTGTCCGACGACGGCGACTATGATAACCGGCTACACTCCTTTCCTCTCTCCGGAACCAAGATCTTCTTCTTCGACAGCGCGAGACGCACCACCTTGTACGATACCAAGGCCCGATGCTCGATCAGCACGCCCTGCCTCCATGCGCGCAAGGACCTCCCCGTCGCCATCTCCGTCCCCTGCAGCCCTGCTGCTGCTGGACCTGAAGGCGAGCAGGACctggacggcggcagcagcagcagcctctACATCCTCGACACGGCGCTCGACCCGGCCAATGCCACTCCGTTCGAGGCTCTCACCTGGCGCAACTTCACAGATGAAGACTACAAGGCATGGCACTGCGACGCCCTCCCGCGGCCGCCTTTCGGCGATCTCCAACGTGACCTGGATGTCTCGGTACTGTGCTATGCCGTGGTGGGCGACGCCATCTACGTATCTCTGACAAGCCTCGGCACGTACTGCTTCGACACGGTGAGCCGGACGTGGAGCCTGGCTGGCGACTGGCTGATGCCCTTCTCCGGCAAAGCCGAGTACGACCCTGAGCTCAAGCTCTGGTTTGGCGTCTCTGATGGTAATCACCAGCTCCCGTGCGCGGCTGATCTCTCCCCCATCCTAAGAGGGCATGCTCCAAAGAAGCAGCACCACTATGTTTGGGGGGATCCTCAGCTCCCAGGAGACTGGCTCCCCGATCTGTTTAAACCAGCCAACATTGTCAGCTTGGGTTCCGGTAGGTTTTGTATCATCAACTTCTTCAGAGATGTGGGAGGCTACTGCACCTCTTGTAGGGATGGACCATCAGCTGCAGATGGCAGCCCAATTGTTGTTTTCTCTGGTTTGGAAGTGTTGGCTGGCAATCGCAACAGCAACGACGGTGATAGCGGCAAAGGAAGTGACAGCGGCAACGGGCTCCGCATCCGCATGATTAAGCACAAGTCTAGGCTTTGTAGAGACACTCGCTCCCTCGAGTCGGTACTCTGA